The Candidatus Rokuibacteriota bacterium genome includes a window with the following:
- a CDS encoding PAS domain S-box protein translates to MMRTWDDVLDRLVRHVGGRRVLALPFLRALAVVAGVTWVLLTPQSHPRWASLVVAVSGFLCYSVVLDLGLWLRPALVLRLNLLVLLADLGFALTLIGLAGAGSTLFLALLLIAGIQSYYYGTRRGVVVAAASSLAYLAVVWPTIDEIEWANIAIRITMLLGTAIGVGILAQIEDAERLKVAVLTAEARTRERFIRSVVESLREGVVALGPDGCVLAWNAAMEARHGIAEADVVGKKYEDLFPAARRESLGRAIGRLLRGEVEGFTVEAVEFETSPGGTVIANVKGSLLRQRGRPAGAVLLVEDITDRMGFERSARQAEKLAALGTLAAGLAHELNNPIGIISSRIELMLLDAESRPLPGEVRKDLEVLHRNAQRVARIAQGLLSFARQSPGEQAPVDVNDVVEETLLLVDRQISKHGIALKRNLTPGLPLVRGDGNALQQVVLNLVTNARDALAGGGEIVVETCAVPGRPAAVQVVVRDTGPGIPPETIPRIFDPFFTTKTNGTGLGLSISHGIVRDHGGTLDVESQPGKGATFIITFPGIAAEGRA, encoded by the coding sequence ATGATGCGCACCTGGGACGACGTCCTGGACCGGCTGGTGCGCCACGTGGGCGGCAGGCGCGTGCTGGCGTTGCCGTTCCTGCGCGCCCTCGCGGTGGTCGCTGGCGTCACCTGGGTCCTCCTCACGCCCCAGTCGCATCCCCGCTGGGCCAGCCTCGTGGTGGCGGTCTCGGGGTTCCTCTGCTACAGCGTGGTCCTCGACCTGGGGCTCTGGCTCCGGCCCGCGCTGGTGCTGCGGCTCAACCTCCTGGTCCTGCTGGCCGACCTGGGTTTCGCGCTCACCCTCATCGGGCTGGCCGGAGCGGGCAGTACGCTCTTCCTGGCCCTCCTGCTGATCGCCGGGATCCAGTCCTACTACTACGGCACCCGGCGGGGCGTCGTGGTCGCCGCGGCCTCGTCCCTTGCCTACCTCGCGGTGGTGTGGCCGACCATCGACGAGATCGAGTGGGCGAACATCGCGATCCGGATCACCATGCTGCTCGGCACCGCCATCGGCGTAGGGATCCTGGCCCAGATCGAGGACGCCGAGCGGCTCAAGGTGGCCGTGCTCACGGCCGAGGCGCGGACGCGTGAGCGCTTCATCCGGAGCGTCGTGGAGAGCCTCCGCGAGGGGGTCGTCGCCCTCGGCCCCGACGGCTGTGTCCTCGCCTGGAACGCGGCCATGGAGGCACGCCACGGGATTGCGGAGGCCGACGTCGTCGGCAAGAAGTACGAGGATCTCTTCCCGGCCGCGCGGCGGGAGTCGCTCGGGCGCGCCATCGGGCGGCTCCTGCGGGGGGAGGTCGAGGGCTTCACCGTGGAGGCGGTGGAATTCGAGACATCGCCGGGCGGAACCGTCATCGCGAACGTGAAGGGGAGCCTCCTCCGTCAGCGCGGACGGCCCGCGGGCGCCGTGTTGCTGGTGGAGGACATCACCGACCGCATGGGCTTCGAGCGGTCGGCGCGCCAAGCCGAGAAACTGGCGGCGCTCGGGACCCTCGCCGCCGGGCTCGCCCACGAGCTGAACAACCCCATCGGCATCATCTCGTCACGGATCGAGTTGATGCTGCTCGACGCCGAGTCGCGCCCGCTGCCCGGGGAGGTGCGCAAGGACCTGGAGGTCCTGCACCGGAACGCGCAGCGGGTGGCCCGCATCGCCCAGGGGCTGCTGTCCTTCGCCCGGCAGTCGCCCGGCGAGCAGGCCCCGGTGGACGTCAACGACGTCGTGGAGGAAACCTTGCTCCTCGTGGACCGGCAGATCTCCAAGCACGGCATCGCGCTCAAGCGGAACCTCACACCCGGACTGCCGCTGGTCCGCGGGGACGGCAATGCCCTCCAGCAGGTGGTGCTGAACCTCGTGACCAACGCCCGGGATGCGCTCGCCGGAGGCGGTGAGATCGTGGTCGAGACCTGCGCGGTGCCCGGGCGGCCCGCGGCCGTGCAGGTGGTCGTCCGGGACACCGGCCCAGGCATCCCGCCGGAGACCATTCCCCGGATCTTCGACCCCTTCTTCACCACCAAGACCAACGGCACGGGCCTGGGGCTGTCCATCTCCCACGGCATCGTGCGGGACCATGGGGGCACGCTCGACGTGGAATCGCAGCCTGGGAAGGGCGCCACGTTCATCATCACCTTTCCGGGCATCGCCGCCGAAGGCCGGGCATGA
- a CDS encoding GAF domain-containing protein, with product MPDRAMTDRDTVLVIDDNERLAATLRSFVEERGYGAVAAHTGRDGLRALREHPVSLILLDLLLPDVDGISVLREAQRIAPTVDVIIVTGHATLDSAVAAVEAGAAGYVLKPLDLARLGALVDRTLERQRLQRENVRLQAEAAERLREAEALLEISGALTSALDLPEALRRCCRTLARLTGVDTAAAYLHDRETDLLHPVAGYHVPQADRDGVPIPVKDQGFSLPVWESRRPVWSVDIPGDPRFARTLFRSSRPASGVLLPLMIDDEVAGAFYLVWWKESRRLAERELGLLEHVSRQASLLLRNVRLYTQGEADRRRLQALHEVSRKLAEVHDADEVLSLLVAEATRLLAAEAAGIRLLEGDELVAVARSELAMVLMSRLRIKVGESLSGRVVATGEPIAVEDMGEDTRHDMTHKQAALRLGFHSYLGVPMRARGRTLGALNVYARARRRFSPGDVGLLSSFADQASLAIEKARLLRETQAGRELLERLHGVVLAMQESAAPADRVQAFARAVREVIGFDRAAVFLASADGAALTLAAVQGEGAEVPPTSLPVSPAAGPLYEVLRTRRPLAVLSAEALAAAPPLDPGRLAHPFLRTARFVVAPIMVGEVVIGVATADNKPSRRPIPPASVGPFGLLCQQLGAVLHEARLYEETRTQHARLAQILESTSDGVMLVGRHGRIEAANRRAGEMLGFEPAEVVGVGLDELLTGYRSLLGGWEEARAALMALLGNPERGGEGDLELQPRQRTIHWVGRPTRDASGATVGLTLTLNDVTQEREVSRMKSDFVSFVTHQLRTPLAGMRWLLELALQEPGVPEETGSMLRDAQEANQRLISLVNDLLDVSRLESGKLSLSPEATDLGQMTRSVLDELAPLARNKRHRVELAAGDGLPSVMVDPGLMRQAVLNLLSNAVKYTPAGGEIQVSIVRAGVALLWAVRDSGIGIPAESQGRLFEKFYRADNAVVLETEGTGLGLYLVRLIVERSRGRVWCESEPGRGSVFKFTIPLIERG from the coding sequence ATGCCTGACCGCGCCATGACGGACCGCGACACGGTCCTCGTGATCGACGACAACGAGCGCCTCGCCGCGACCTTGCGCTCCTTCGTCGAGGAGCGGGGTTACGGGGCCGTCGCGGCCCACACGGGCCGGGACGGGCTGCGCGCGCTCCGCGAGCATCCCGTCTCCCTCATCCTGCTGGACCTGCTCCTTCCCGATGTCGACGGGATCAGCGTCCTCAGGGAGGCGCAGCGGATCGCACCGACCGTGGACGTCATCATCGTCACCGGCCACGCCACGCTCGACTCGGCGGTGGCCGCCGTCGAGGCGGGGGCGGCAGGATACGTGCTCAAGCCGCTGGACCTCGCGCGGCTGGGGGCGCTCGTGGACCGGACGCTCGAGCGCCAGCGCCTGCAGCGCGAGAACGTCAGGCTGCAGGCCGAGGCTGCCGAGCGTCTCCGCGAGGCCGAGGCCCTGCTCGAGATCTCGGGTGCTCTCACCTCGGCGCTGGATCTCCCGGAGGCCCTGAGGCGCTGCTGCCGGACGCTCGCGAGGCTCACCGGGGTGGACACGGCTGCGGCGTATCTGCACGACCGGGAGACGGACCTGCTGCACCCCGTCGCCGGGTACCACGTCCCGCAGGCGGACCGCGACGGCGTTCCCATTCCGGTCAAGGACCAGGGCTTCTCCCTGCCGGTATGGGAGTCGCGCCGGCCCGTGTGGTCGGTCGATATCCCCGGAGACCCCCGCTTCGCGCGCACGCTGTTCCGCTCCAGCCGGCCTGCGTCCGGCGTGCTCCTGCCGCTGATGATCGACGACGAGGTGGCAGGCGCCTTCTACCTGGTCTGGTGGAAGGAGAGCCGCCGGCTCGCGGAGCGCGAGCTCGGGCTTCTCGAGCACGTGAGCCGGCAGGCCTCGCTCCTGCTCCGGAACGTCCGGCTCTACACGCAGGGCGAGGCCGACCGCAGGCGGCTCCAGGCGCTCCACGAGGTGTCGCGGAAGCTCGCCGAGGTCCACGACGCCGACGAGGTGCTGTCCCTCCTCGTCGCGGAGGCCACGAGACTGCTCGCGGCCGAGGCGGCGGGGATCAGGCTGCTCGAGGGCGACGAGCTGGTGGCGGTGGCGCGCAGCGAGCTCGCCATGGTACTGATGTCCCGCCTCCGGATCAAGGTGGGCGAGAGCCTGAGCGGCCGGGTCGTGGCCACGGGCGAGCCCATCGCCGTGGAGGACATGGGGGAGGACACCCGCCACGACATGACCCACAAGCAGGCGGCGCTGCGCCTGGGCTTTCACAGCTACCTGGGTGTCCCCATGAGGGCTCGGGGCCGCACCCTCGGCGCGCTCAACGTCTATGCCAGGGCCCGGCGCCGCTTCTCGCCCGGCGATGTGGGGTTGCTGTCGTCCTTCGCCGATCAGGCATCACTGGCCATCGAGAAGGCGCGGCTGCTGCGGGAGACGCAGGCGGGGCGGGAGCTGCTGGAGCGCCTCCATGGCGTCGTGCTCGCGATGCAGGAGTCCGCGGCGCCCGCGGACCGGGTGCAGGCCTTCGCCAGGGCCGTTCGCGAGGTGATCGGCTTCGACCGCGCGGCGGTGTTCCTGGCGAGCGCCGACGGGGCCGCGCTGACGCTGGCGGCGGTTCAGGGCGAAGGGGCCGAGGTGCCGCCGACCAGCCTGCCGGTCTCTCCGGCGGCCGGGCCGCTCTACGAGGTGCTCCGGACCCGCCGGCCCCTGGCGGTCCTCAGCGCCGAGGCCCTGGCAGCGGCTCCCCCGCTGGATCCGGGCCGCCTGGCCCACCCCTTTCTGCGCACGGCGCGCTTCGTGGTGGCGCCGATCATGGTGGGCGAGGTGGTGATCGGCGTCGCCACGGCCGATAACAAGCCGAGCCGCCGGCCCATCCCGCCCGCGAGCGTCGGGCCCTTCGGGCTCCTCTGCCAGCAGCTCGGGGCTGTCCTGCACGAGGCCCGGCTCTACGAGGAGACCCGCACCCAGCACGCCCGGCTCGCCCAGATCCTCGAGTCCACCTCCGACGGCGTCATGCTCGTGGGACGCCACGGGCGCATCGAGGCGGCGAACCGACGCGCCGGCGAGATGCTGGGCTTCGAGCCTGCGGAGGTCGTGGGCGTGGGGCTCGACGAGCTCCTGACCGGCTACCGGAGCTTGCTCGGGGGGTGGGAGGAAGCGCGCGCCGCGCTCATGGCGCTGCTGGGTAATCCCGAGCGGGGCGGCGAGGGGGACTTGGAGCTCCAGCCCCGGCAGCGGACAATCCACTGGGTGGGGCGGCCCACGCGAGACGCCTCCGGAGCCACGGTGGGGCTCACGCTCACCTTGAACGACGTGACGCAGGAGCGTGAGGTGAGCCGGATGAAGTCGGACTTCGTGTCCTTCGTCACCCACCAGCTCCGGACGCCGCTGGCCGGCATGCGGTGGCTCCTGGAGCTGGCGCTCCAGGAGCCGGGGGTTCCGGAGGAGACGGGCTCCATGCTGCGTGACGCTCAGGAGGCCAACCAGCGTCTCATCTCCCTCGTCAACGATCTGCTCGATGTCTCCCGCCTCGAGAGCGGCAAGCTCTCGCTGTCGCCGGAGGCGACGGACCTGGGGCAGATGACCCGCAGCGTGCTCGACGAGCTGGCGCCGCTGGCGCGGAACAAGAGGCATCGGGTGGAACTGGCGGCGGGGGATGGGCTGCCGTCCGTGATGGTGGACCCGGGCCTCATGCGCCAAGCGGTGCTGAACCTCCTCTCCAACGCCGTGAAGTACACGCCGGCCGGCGGGGAGATCCAGGTATCGATCGTCCGCGCGGGGGTAGCGCTGCTGTGGGCCGTCCGGGACAGCGGCATCGGGATCCCCGCCGAGAGCCAGGGGCGCCTCTTCGAGAAGTTCTACCGGGCCGACAATGCCGTCGTCCTGGAGACCGAGGGCACCGGCCTCGGGCTCTACCTGGTGCGGCTCATCGTCGAGCGCTCCCGCGGCCGGGTGTGGTGTGAGTCGGAGCCGGGCCGCGGATCGGTGTTCAAGTTCACCATTCCCCTGATCGAGCGAGGGTGA
- a CDS encoding phosphotransferase → MGSAAGTISAEGLARYLRGVLGGPVEVLALRPLKAAAAAPGDPKGFGYGVPFEVECLIGGTVRCFVVARTRPVQGFGHDYPADRAWQALYAHSAYNGFPRHVRSVDVGLVRPSGELVSAGDAVEFFQLVEKAAGTPYWLDLERLLGATARALDTERARELARFLAETHATRGCEPTLYQRRIRELVGHGECLMGILDSYPHPFPLLPPEECEALERAAVSWRWRLRGRAGRLSWVHGDFHPWNLLFREGTDFSVLDRSRGEWGEPADDVAALSVNYLFFGLRRAAQVGGAGVAEPFRGLFGTFMDTYLGQSGDGELGEVLPPFLAFRALVIAHPRWYPALDDETRAALLRFARLLMRGGAVDPAGIPAVFDPAP, encoded by the coding sequence GTGGGTAGCGCGGCGGGCACCATCAGCGCGGAGGGACTCGCGCGATATCTCCGGGGAGTCCTCGGCGGGCCGGTCGAGGTGCTCGCGCTCAGACCGCTCAAGGCGGCGGCGGCCGCACCGGGGGATCCCAAGGGATTCGGTTACGGCGTGCCGTTCGAGGTGGAATGCCTCATCGGCGGAACGGTGCGTTGCTTCGTGGTGGCCCGGACGCGCCCCGTCCAGGGCTTCGGCCACGACTACCCCGCGGACCGTGCCTGGCAGGCTCTCTACGCCCACAGCGCCTACAACGGCTTCCCACGGCACGTGAGGAGCGTGGACGTGGGGCTTGTCCGCCCCTCGGGCGAGCTCGTCTCGGCGGGCGACGCCGTGGAGTTCTTCCAGCTCGTCGAGAAGGCCGCCGGGACGCCGTACTGGCTGGACCTCGAGCGCCTGCTCGGGGCGACGGCTCGGGCCCTGGACACGGAGCGGGCGCGCGAGCTGGCACGGTTCCTCGCCGAGACCCACGCCACCAGGGGCTGCGAGCCGACCCTCTACCAGCGGCGGATCCGCGAGCTGGTGGGGCACGGGGAGTGCCTCATGGGCATCCTCGACAGCTACCCGCACCCCTTCCCGCTCCTGCCCCCCGAAGAGTGCGAGGCCCTGGAGCGCGCCGCCGTCTCCTGGCGCTGGCGGCTCCGCGGCCGCGCCGGGCGCCTCTCCTGGGTCCACGGCGACTTCCATCCGTGGAACCTCCTGTTCCGGGAGGGCACCGACTTCTCGGTGCTGGACCGGAGCCGCGGGGAGTGGGGGGAGCCCGCCGACGACGTGGCGGCGCTCTCGGTCAACTACCTCTTCTTCGGGCTCAGGCGGGCCGCGCAGGTGGGTGGAGCGGGCGTGGCGGAACCGTTCCGCGGGCTGTTCGGGACCTTCATGGACACCTACCTCGGCCAGAGCGGCGACGGCGAGCTGGGCGAGGTGCTCCCGCCATTCCTCGCCTTCCGGGCGCTGGTGATCGCCCATCCGCGCTGGTATCCCGCGCTGGACGACGAGACCCGGGCGGCGCTGCTGCGCTTCGCCCGGCTGCTGATGAGGGGCGGGGCGGTGGATCCGGCCGGGATCCCCGCGGTTTTCGACCCCGCGCCGTGA
- a CDS encoding response regulator — protein sequence MGRPGQRTILLVEDDRFLRKAAEAALRQAGFAVVTAADGEQALSVARAEAPDLILLDVIMPKLQGFEVLAALKHDARTAPIPVLMLSNLGQEQDVRRAMDGGAADYLIKANLSLQALVKRVQQGLAGGAG from the coding sequence GTGGGCCGCCCAGGCCAGAGGACGATCCTCCTCGTGGAGGACGACCGCTTCCTCAGGAAGGCGGCCGAGGCGGCGCTCCGCCAGGCCGGCTTCGCCGTGGTGACGGCCGCCGACGGGGAGCAGGCGCTCAGCGTGGCGAGGGCGGAGGCTCCAGACCTGATCCTGCTCGACGTAATCATGCCCAAGCTCCAGGGTTTCGAGGTGCTGGCAGCGCTCAAGCACGACGCCCGGACGGCGCCAATCCCCGTCCTCATGCTGAGCAACCTGGGGCAGGAGCAGGACGTCAGGCGCGCCATGGACGGCGGGGCCGCCGACTACCTCATCAAGGCGAACCTGTCGCTCCAGGCCCTGGTCAAACGGGTCCAGCAGGGGTTGGCGGGGGGCGCGGGCTAG
- a CDS encoding universal stress protein has translation MKVERILVPLDGSLLAEAAIKTAVEFARDGAAAVVLLRAAEAHTLPGADPTEAQVAVVREAEEYLAAVAARLAGQGVKGIETSVWYGPPATAILEATRLQKVDLIVMTTHGRSGLGRLILGSVAESVLRGTATPVLLLRAPGAPVEAPQGAGQARPGREVTRV, from the coding sequence ATGAAGGTCGAACGAATCCTGGTTCCGCTCGATGGGTCCTTGCTCGCGGAAGCGGCGATCAAGACAGCCGTGGAGTTCGCGCGGGACGGGGCGGCAGCCGTCGTGCTCCTGAGAGCTGCCGAGGCGCACACCCTGCCCGGGGCAGACCCCACGGAGGCGCAGGTGGCAGTGGTGCGCGAGGCCGAGGAGTACCTGGCGGCAGTGGCGGCCCGGCTCGCCGGGCAGGGCGTGAAAGGCATCGAGACGTCGGTGTGGTACGGGCCTCCGGCGACGGCCATCCTCGAGGCCACCCGGCTGCAGAAGGTGGACCTCATCGTGATGACGACCCACGGCCGGAGCGGACTCGGGCGGCTCATTCTCGGCAGCGTGGCGGAGTCCGTCCTGCGCGGCACCGCGACGCCCGTCCTGCTGCTGCGGGCGCCTGGCGCGCCGGTGGAGGCGCCCCAGGGCGCTGGGCAGGCGCGGCCTGGCCGGGAGGTGACCCGTGTATAG
- a CDS encoding universal stress protein has protein sequence MSTIRRILHPTDFSKASGAAFARAVEMARTNRAELLVAHVLTPAVPMVGDGYVSPKVYQEIEASARAAGQKHLGALVAKAKKAGARAKGLLLEGVPHDRIVRAAKAKRVDLVVMGTHGRTGLARFFLGSVAERVVAMASCPVLTVRGK, from the coding sequence ATGAGCACGATTCGCCGCATCCTGCACCCGACGGATTTCTCCAAGGCCTCGGGCGCGGCCTTCGCCCGGGCGGTGGAGATGGCGCGGACCAACCGCGCCGAGCTCCTGGTGGCCCACGTGCTGACGCCGGCCGTGCCCATGGTCGGCGACGGATATGTCTCCCCGAAGGTCTACCAAGAGATCGAGGCCTCCGCCCGCGCGGCGGGCCAGAAGCACCTGGGCGCGCTGGTGGCCAAGGCCAAGAAGGCTGGTGCGCGGGCCAAGGGGCTCCTGCTCGAGGGCGTCCCGCACGACCGCATCGTGCGTGCCGCCAAAGCCAAGCGCGTGGACCTGGTCGTCATGGGAACCCATGGCCGGACCGGGCTCGCCAGGTTCTTCCTGGGCAGCGTGGCCGAGCGCGTGGTCGCCATGGCGAGCTGCCCCGTGCTCACGGTGCGGGGCAAGTAG
- a CDS encoding response regulator: MSGQRLLVVEDDRFLRRACEKSLRQRGYVVSVAADGEEGLRLARAELPDLVLLDVLMPRMTGVEVLRALREAEATRGMRVLVLSNSSREEDMAEIGRLGVAGYWVKANLSLQELGDLVARVLES, encoded by the coding sequence ATGTCCGGACAGCGTCTCCTGGTGGTCGAAGACGACCGGTTCCTCCGGCGGGCCTGCGAGAAGAGCCTGCGTCAGCGCGGCTACGTGGTCAGCGTGGCAGCGGACGGGGAGGAGGGGCTGCGGCTTGCCCGGGCGGAGCTCCCGGACCTCGTGCTGCTGGACGTGCTCATGCCCAGGATGACGGGGGTGGAGGTGCTCAGGGCGCTGCGGGAGGCCGAGGCCACACGGGGGATGAGGGTGCTCGTGCTGTCCAACTCCTCCCGCGAGGAAGACATGGCGGAGATCGGACGGCTGGGGGTGGCAGGCTACTGGGTGAAGGCCAATCTCTCGCTCCAGGAGCTCGGCGACCTGGTAGCGCGAGTCCTCGAGAGCTGA
- a CDS encoding universal stress protein: protein MYSLAVVPLDGSPVAEAIIPFVLEIAGPLDLEIALVRVLQPVPPQVIEGSRHVVVEDVQARRLDAQEYLAALAAELRAKGVRAQTHVRRGDPPAEIVACAREIGADLIAMTTHGRSGLGRLVFGSVAEAVLRHSHLPVFLMRMTEAEVERRVGREVAG from the coding sequence GTGTATAGCCTCGCGGTCGTTCCGCTGGATGGCTCGCCGGTGGCGGAGGCAATCATCCCCTTCGTGCTGGAGATCGCGGGACCGCTGGACCTGGAGATCGCCCTGGTTCGCGTGCTGCAGCCGGTGCCGCCCCAGGTTATCGAGGGATCGCGGCACGTGGTGGTGGAGGACGTGCAGGCCAGGCGGCTCGACGCCCAGGAGTACCTGGCAGCCCTGGCGGCGGAACTGCGCGCCAAGGGCGTCCGGGCCCAGACGCACGTGCGGCGAGGCGACCCGCCGGCCGAGATCGTCGCCTGCGCCAGAGAGATCGGTGCCGACCTGATCGCGATGACGACTCATGGGCGCAGCGGCCTGGGCCGGCTGGTGTTCGGCTCGGTGGCGGAGGCGGTGCTGCGCCACTCGCACCTGCCGGTGTTCCTCATGCGGATGACCGAGGCCGAGGTGGAGCGGAGGGTCGGCCGGGAGGTCGCGGGTTGA
- a CDS encoding biotin--[acetyl-CoA-carboxylase] ligase — protein MIATDLLSVEGIRRGLQAATVGRQLYLFGEVESTNVALRRLAREGAVEGTAVLAEAQRAGRGRLGRQWFSPSGVNLYASVLFRPRFAPRQAPCFSFIASLAAADAVKELGPSPAIKWPNDVLVERKKVAGSLVECVTRGDEIECLILGVGINVNVPLPVLRAALGPAGANATSLAAVLGREVDRNALAASYLTHLDAWARRHQAEGAEPIVAAWRERDILTGRRVEIRGEGEHFEGRAVGVDGDGHLLVDDPHGRRHLVLTEEVRILE, from the coding sequence TTGATCGCAACCGATCTGCTGTCGGTGGAGGGGATCAGACGGGGACTGCAGGCCGCCACGGTGGGACGGCAGCTCTACCTTTTCGGCGAGGTAGAGTCCACGAACGTCGCGCTCAGAAGGCTGGCGCGCGAGGGGGCGGTGGAGGGGACGGCGGTGCTGGCCGAGGCGCAGCGCGCGGGCCGGGGCCGCCTCGGGCGCCAGTGGTTCTCTCCCAGCGGCGTGAACCTCTACGCCTCCGTGCTCTTCCGGCCGCGCTTCGCGCCCCGGCAGGCGCCGTGCTTCTCGTTCATCGCCTCGCTTGCGGCTGCCGATGCGGTGAAGGAGCTCGGGCCGAGCCCGGCCATCAAGTGGCCCAACGATGTGCTGGTGGAGCGGAAGAAGGTGGCGGGCTCCCTCGTGGAGTGCGTGACCCGGGGGGACGAGATCGAGTGCCTGATCCTCGGCGTCGGCATCAACGTCAATGTCCCGCTGCCCGTGCTTCGCGCGGCGCTGGGGCCCGCGGGCGCAAACGCCACCTCCCTGGCCGCGGTGCTCGGCCGCGAGGTGGACCGCAACGCCCTGGCTGCCTCCTACCTCACGCATCTCGACGCGTGGGCCCGCCGCCACCAGGCGGAGGGGGCCGAGCCGATCGTCGCCGCCTGGCGCGAGCGGGACATCCTCACCGGCCGCCGCGTCGAGATCAGGGGCGAGGGCGAGCACTTCGAGGGCCGGGCCGTGGGAGTCGACGGAGACGGCCACTTGCTGGTGGACGACCCCCACGGACGGCGCCATCTCGTGCTGACCGAGGAGGTCAGGATCCTCGAGTAG
- a CDS encoding sigma-54-dependent Fis family transcriptional regulator — MTARRVLIVDDEADMVENCARILRRSGLRCLTALDPKEGLALVETERPDVLLTDLKMPGMDGLELLRRAREVDPTLPVILITAFATIESAVAAIKEGACDYLPKTFSVDQLTLTVERALRQRQLQEENRNLREQLQEAFGLENLVGRSAAMVQVFELIKKAARSEANILILGESGTGKELVARAVHANSPRATRPFVPVDCASLPENLLESELFGHEKGAFTGAIRTKPGLMETADGGTLFLDEIAELPLGLQVKLLRALQERQVRRVGGTAVLDVDVRVVSATNRDLRESVAKGQFREELYYRVNVIEIRLPPLRDRLGDLKLLAHTFLKKYGQERFGGFEPDTLATLEAYQWPGNVRELQNIVERACALADGDRITLRDLPDHILSGGRRHEAQPGRSVATGVAEPLTSGADLPLKEAKERWLHVLEGSYLRDLLERHGGNISAAAKAAGIDRKTFHRLISKYQIK; from the coding sequence ATGACGGCTCGCCGCGTGCTGATCGTGGACGACGAGGCCGACATGGTGGAGAACTGCGCGCGCATCCTGCGGCGCTCGGGACTCAGGTGCCTCACTGCGCTGGACCCGAAGGAAGGGCTCGCGCTGGTGGAGACGGAGCGCCCGGACGTGCTCCTGACCGACCTGAAGATGCCCGGCATGGACGGTCTCGAGCTTCTCCGCCGGGCCCGGGAGGTGGACCCCACGCTGCCCGTCATCCTGATCACCGCCTTCGCCACCATCGAGTCTGCCGTGGCCGCCATCAAGGAAGGGGCCTGCGACTACCTGCCCAAGACCTTCTCGGTGGACCAGCTGACCCTGACGGTGGAGCGCGCGCTCAGGCAGCGCCAGCTCCAGGAGGAGAACCGGAACCTGCGGGAGCAGCTGCAGGAGGCCTTCGGGCTCGAGAACCTCGTGGGCCGCAGCGCGGCGATGGTGCAGGTGTTCGAGCTGATCAAGAAAGCGGCGCGTTCTGAGGCCAACATCCTCATCCTCGGCGAGTCCGGTACCGGCAAGGAGCTCGTGGCGCGGGCCGTGCATGCCAACAGCCCGCGCGCGACGCGCCCCTTCGTGCCCGTGGACTGCGCCTCGCTGCCCGAGAATCTGCTGGAGTCCGAGCTGTTCGGTCACGAGAAGGGCGCCTTCACGGGGGCCATCAGGACCAAGCCCGGCCTCATGGAGACGGCCGACGGCGGCACGCTGTTCCTCGACGAGATCGCCGAGCTGCCTCTGGGCCTTCAGGTCAAGCTGCTCCGCGCGCTCCAGGAGCGCCAGGTCCGCCGAGTGGGCGGGACGGCGGTGTTGGACGTGGATGTCCGTGTCGTCTCCGCCACGAACCGGGACCTCCGCGAGTCCGTGGCCAAGGGGCAGTTCCGGGAGGAGCTGTACTACCGGGTCAACGTCATCGAGATCCGACTCCCTCCGCTGCGCGATCGGCTCGGCGACCTCAAGCTCCTGGCCCACACCTTTCTCAAGAAGTACGGGCAGGAGCGGTTCGGGGGCTTCGAGCCTGACACCCTGGCGACTCTCGAGGCCTACCAGTGGCCGGGCAACGTGAGGGAGCTCCAGAACATCGTCGAGCGGGCCTGCGCCCTGGCCGATGGCGACCGGATCACCCTCCGGGATCTTCCCGACCACATCCTGTCCGGCGGCCGGCGCCATGAGGCGCAGCCGGGGCGCTCCGTGGCAACCGGCGTCGCCGAGCCGCTGACCTCCGGGGCGGACCTTCCCCTCAAGGAGGCCAAGGAGCGCTGGCTGCACGTGCTTGAGGGCTCCTACCTGCGCGACCTGCTGGAGCGCCACGGAGGTAATATCTCCGCCGCAGCCAAGGCGGCCGGCATCGATCGGAAGACCTTCCACCGCCTGATCAGCAAGTACCAGATCAAGTGA